Proteins found in one Paenibacillus borealis genomic segment:
- the murC gene encoding UDP-N-acetylmuramate--L-alanine ligase: MDTTERVHFIGIGGYGMSAIARVMLEMGYTVTGSDVAAQELTEKLIAKGAKVYIGHTAEQVKGADLVVYSTALASDNVEWVEAERLKIPILHRSQMLARLLNERKGVAVAGAHGKTTTSSMIALVMEDCGVDPTYIIGGEIMNVGTNAKAGQGEFVVAEADESDGSFLQYHPWLGIVTNIEADHLENYGGDFGQLKEAYVQFMNQLREDGTAIVCADDENVKSLLPQVKGTVITYGIHSEAADYIATDIVLGDRQVSYTMNHGTEVLGRIELSIPGQYNLYNSMAAVISCLKSGITFEAIAAAIVKFHGAKRRFQVLGEIDEILVIDDYAHHPTEIQATISAAKATGKRIIAVFQPQRYTRTFFLLDAFSRAFSEADEVIITDIYSPAGEKQIEGVTSAKLVELIVQNSNAGARHLPTKEAVLADLQDRIAPGDLVITMGAGDIWKVGYALADSLKNR; encoded by the coding sequence TTGGATACTACTGAACGTGTGCATTTTATAGGGATCGGCGGCTACGGTATGAGCGCGATTGCCCGGGTGATGCTGGAGATGGGATATACAGTTACGGGTTCTGATGTAGCTGCCCAAGAGTTAACGGAGAAATTGATTGCCAAAGGTGCCAAGGTCTACATTGGACACACGGCAGAACAGGTCAAAGGTGCAGATCTGGTCGTATATTCTACGGCGCTTGCGTCAGACAACGTGGAGTGGGTGGAAGCCGAGCGTCTCAAAATACCGATTCTTCACCGTTCGCAGATGCTTGCCCGGCTGCTGAATGAGCGCAAAGGTGTGGCTGTTGCAGGTGCGCACGGCAAGACTACCACTTCGTCGATGATCGCTTTGGTTATGGAAGACTGCGGAGTGGACCCTACTTATATTATTGGCGGGGAGATCATGAATGTCGGTACGAATGCCAAGGCAGGACAAGGGGAATTCGTCGTTGCCGAAGCGGATGAGAGTGATGGCTCCTTCCTGCAATATCATCCCTGGCTGGGGATTGTAACGAATATTGAAGCCGACCATCTGGAGAACTACGGCGGTGATTTCGGCCAGCTGAAGGAAGCTTATGTACAGTTTATGAACCAGCTGCGTGAGGACGGAACGGCCATTGTGTGCGCGGATGATGAGAATGTGAAATCTCTGCTGCCTCAAGTGAAAGGTACGGTTATCACCTATGGCATTCATTCGGAGGCTGCGGATTATATAGCGACCGATATTGTTCTGGGCGACCGCCAGGTGTCGTATACGATGAACCATGGTACTGAGGTTCTGGGCCGCATCGAGCTTTCGATTCCGGGGCAATACAATCTGTATAATTCAATGGCGGCGGTAATTTCCTGCCTGAAATCCGGCATTACCTTTGAAGCTATCGCTGCAGCTATCGTGAAATTCCACGGTGCCAAACGGCGGTTCCAGGTGCTGGGAGAGATCGACGAGATTCTTGTCATTGATGATTATGCGCATCACCCAACGGAGATTCAGGCCACCATTAGTGCTGCCAAGGCAACAGGCAAACGGATTATCGCCGTGTTCCAGCCGCAGCGCTACACGCGTACCTTCTTCCTGCTGGATGCGTTCAGCCGTGCGTTCAGCGAAGCGGACGAAGTGATTATTACCGATATCTATTCCCCTGCCGGCGAGAAGCAGATTGAGGGAGTCACCTCCGCGAAGCTTGTGGAGCTGATTGTGCAGAACAGCAATGCCGGCGCACGGCATCTGCCGACGAAGGAAGCTGTGCTGGCTGACCTGCAGGACCGCATTGCTCCTGGTGATCTGGTGATTACGATGGGTGCGGGTGATATCTGGAAGGTCGGGTATGCGCTGGCGGATAGTCTGAAGAATCGTTAA
- a CDS encoding bifunctional folylpolyglutamate synthase/dihydrofolate synthase: protein MEKITRSGSAAPLSSYTEAVDWINSLIPFGIRPGLERIELLMEKLGHPHRKLKFIHVAGTNGKGSTCAFLTRVLIQSGYTVGTFTSPYITKFTNRFQYNGADIPEETLLELVNKLRPLVQEIAAGELGSPTMFEVSTALAILYYGEVCYPDVVVWETGLGGRLDVTNIVTPVVSVITNVGHDHTDVLGDTLELIAGEKAGIIKPGVPAVSCVSQPEAVAVLKAKAAATRSTLYLAGEDFSYSNVEMRDGRQHFTFKGPFRSLELDIAMKGEHQLENAAGAMMALEVLRQYMAFMLEDEDVLEGFRGTFWAGRLEEVGTSPRIILDGAHNPEGAESLAKSLPQFGPYGKLNLLMGMLANKHHESYLKHILPIVDTLILTEPDFRKKMDAEDLQAIAESLRNKYAKENLEIIVERNWGQALHLLQTITADDDLAVVSGTLYLISDVRSTLLRQPDSEKGW from the coding sequence ATGGAAAAGATCACCCGGAGCGGCAGTGCCGCTCCCTTAAGTTCTTATACAGAAGCAGTAGACTGGATTAACAGCCTGATTCCTTTCGGTATCCGGCCGGGTCTTGAACGGATAGAGCTTCTGATGGAGAAGCTGGGTCATCCGCACCGCAAGCTCAAGTTCATTCACGTAGCGGGGACGAACGGCAAAGGCTCCACCTGTGCCTTTCTGACCCGTGTGCTTATTCAGAGCGGTTACACGGTGGGGACCTTTACTTCTCCTTATATCACGAAATTCACTAACCGTTTCCAGTACAACGGAGCCGATATTCCCGAAGAAACTTTGCTGGAACTCGTAAATAAACTGCGTCCGCTGGTTCAGGAGATTGCGGCCGGCGAACTCGGTTCGCCCACCATGTTCGAGGTCTCGACGGCGCTGGCGATTCTCTATTATGGTGAAGTCTGTTATCCGGATGTAGTCGTATGGGAGACTGGTCTTGGGGGAAGGCTGGATGTAACGAACATCGTTACCCCGGTTGTGTCTGTAATCACGAATGTCGGGCATGATCATACCGATGTGCTGGGGGATACACTGGAGCTGATAGCCGGTGAGAAAGCCGGGATTATTAAGCCGGGCGTTCCCGCAGTCAGCTGTGTGAGCCAGCCGGAAGCCGTTGCCGTGCTGAAGGCGAAGGCGGCGGCTACCCGCTCTACTCTCTATTTGGCGGGAGAAGATTTCAGCTACAGTAATGTAGAAATGAGGGACGGCCGCCAGCATTTCACCTTCAAAGGTCCTTTCCGCTCGCTTGAGCTTGATATTGCGATGAAAGGTGAACATCAGCTTGAGAATGCTGCTGGGGCTATGATGGCCCTTGAGGTGCTGCGGCAGTATATGGCTTTCATGCTGGAGGACGAGGATGTGCTGGAGGGATTCCGCGGCACGTTCTGGGCCGGAAGGCTGGAGGAAGTAGGCACTTCGCCGAGAATTATTCTGGACGGAGCGCATAATCCGGAAGGTGCAGAGAGCCTGGCCAAGAGTCTTCCGCAGTTTGGGCCTTACGGTAAATTAAATTTGCTCATGGGGATGCTGGCAAATAAGCATCACGAGTCGTATCTCAAGCATATACTGCCTATAGTGGATACGCTCATCCTGACCGAACCGGATTTCCGGAAGAAAATGGACGCGGAAGATCTGCAGGCCATCGCAGAAAGTCTGCGGAATAAATATGCCAAGGAAAACTTGGAAATCATAGTAGAACGTAATTGGGGCCAAGCGCTGCATCTGCTGCAGACGATCACAGCGGACGATGACCTTGCGGTCGTGTCCGGAACGCTGTATTTGATTTCTGATGTACGCAGTACGCTTTTACGGCAACCCGATTCTGAAAAAGGCTGGTGA
- a CDS encoding valine--tRNA ligase — translation MPTTYDPGSAEKKWYAYWMEQGFFEAGKRPDAEPYSIVIPPPNVTGMLHIGHALDFTLQDVLIRTKRMQGYDTLWLPGTDHAGIATQTKVEQKLREQGISRHDLGREKFLEQVWAWKEQYAETIHGQWAKMGLSLDYSRERFTLDEGMSSGVRQVFIQLYRKGLIYRGKRIINWDPAARTALSDIEVEYKEVNGHLYHLRYPLKDGSGYITVATTRPETMLGDTAVAVHPEDDRYKDLIGKTLILPIIGREIPVIADDYVDKDFGSGAVKITPAHDPNDFEMGVRHNLPQINVMDEGGIMNAEAGKYQGLDRSDCRKAIIADLKEQGVLVSIEDHVHQVGHSERSGAVVEPYLSTQWFVKMQPLAEAAIAAQKDGSGVNFVPDRFEKTYLNWIENVRDWCISRQLWWGHRIPAWYSESTGEIVVANDEEEARRISGLTDLKQDEDVLDTWFSSNLWPFATLGWPDENSSDYQRYYPNNVLVTGYDIIYFWVARMIFSALEFTGQKPFSDVLMHGLVRDAEGRKMSKSLGNGIDPLNVIEQYGADAMRYMITTSSTAGQDLRFRMEKVEQARNFANKIWNASRFALMNLEGVSFEDIDITGELSTADHWILHRLNETSRDITRLIDSYEFGETGRLLYNFIWDDLCDWYIEFAKLSLYGADAAAKAKTQSVLAYVLDRTLRLIHPFMPFITEEIWQHLPHQGDTITLAEWPKYDSALENPQAVAEMNLLMDVIRAVRNIRAEVNVPMSKKVELIIKAGSQETLDIISRNDNYIGRFCNTSSFEAGLAPQTPDKVMSAVVTGAELLLPLSGLIDIEQEIARLEKEVQTLNSEVERVEKKLGNQGFVAKAPAKVIEEERAKQADYSDRREKVLARIAELRG, via the coding sequence ATGCCGACTACCTATGATCCGGGGTCGGCGGAGAAGAAATGGTATGCCTACTGGATGGAGCAAGGCTTCTTCGAAGCCGGCAAACGTCCGGATGCCGAGCCCTACAGCATTGTAATTCCCCCGCCGAATGTAACGGGGATGCTGCATATCGGGCACGCGCTTGATTTCACATTGCAGGATGTTCTGATCCGTACCAAACGGATGCAGGGCTATGATACGCTGTGGCTGCCGGGAACGGACCATGCGGGTATCGCTACACAGACTAAGGTAGAGCAGAAGCTGCGCGAGCAGGGGATCTCCCGCCATGATCTGGGACGCGAGAAGTTCCTGGAGCAGGTATGGGCCTGGAAGGAGCAATATGCGGAGACGATTCACGGGCAATGGGCCAAGATGGGCTTGTCGCTGGACTACTCGCGTGAACGGTTCACCCTGGATGAAGGAATGTCCAGCGGCGTCCGCCAGGTATTCATTCAGCTGTACCGGAAAGGCCTGATCTACCGCGGCAAACGCATTATTAACTGGGATCCGGCTGCACGTACGGCTCTGTCGGACATCGAAGTTGAATATAAAGAGGTAAATGGCCATCTGTACCATCTGCGCTATCCGCTTAAGGACGGCAGCGGCTATATTACTGTAGCTACAACCCGGCCGGAAACGATGCTGGGCGATACAGCGGTTGCCGTGCATCCGGAAGATGACCGTTACAAGGATCTTATCGGCAAAACCCTGATCCTGCCGATTATCGGCCGGGAAATTCCGGTTATCGCTGATGATTATGTAGATAAGGATTTCGGCAGCGGCGCGGTGAAGATTACCCCGGCACATGATCCGAACGACTTTGAGATGGGCGTGCGCCATAATCTTCCACAGATTAATGTGATGGATGAAGGCGGAATTATGAATGCGGAAGCAGGCAAATATCAGGGGCTGGACCGCAGTGATTGCCGGAAGGCGATTATTGCCGACCTGAAAGAGCAGGGTGTACTGGTTTCCATTGAGGATCATGTGCACCAGGTTGGACACAGCGAGCGTTCTGGAGCCGTAGTTGAGCCATACCTGTCCACCCAGTGGTTCGTAAAAATGCAGCCGCTGGCAGAAGCGGCCATCGCAGCGCAGAAGGATGGCAGCGGTGTTAACTTCGTACCGGACCGCTTCGAGAAGACTTACCTGAACTGGATCGAGAATGTCCGGGACTGGTGTATTTCCCGTCAATTGTGGTGGGGCCACCGTATTCCGGCCTGGTACTCCGAATCTACGGGGGAGATCGTTGTTGCGAATGATGAAGAAGAAGCACGCCGGATCAGCGGCCTGACAGACCTGAAGCAGGATGAGGATGTTCTGGATACGTGGTTCAGCTCGAACCTCTGGCCGTTCGCCACACTGGGCTGGCCTGATGAGAACAGCAGCGACTATCAGCGTTACTATCCGAACAATGTGCTGGTTACCGGCTACGATATCATCTACTTCTGGGTAGCCCGCATGATCTTCTCGGCTCTGGAATTCACCGGACAGAAGCCATTCTCCGACGTGCTGATGCATGGTCTTGTACGCGATGCTGAAGGACGCAAAATGTCCAAATCACTCGGCAACGGTATCGATCCTCTGAATGTAATCGAGCAGTACGGCGCAGACGCTATGCGCTACATGATTACGACAAGCAGCACAGCCGGTCAAGATCTGCGGTTCCGGATGGAAAAGGTAGAGCAGGCGCGGAATTTTGCCAACAAGATCTGGAATGCCTCACGCTTTGCACTGATGAATCTCGAGGGTGTTTCTTTTGAAGATATTGACATTACAGGTGAGCTCAGCACGGCGGACCACTGGATTCTGCACCGCCTGAACGAAACTTCCCGTGATATTACGCGTCTAATTGACTCGTACGAGTTCGGCGAGACCGGCCGGCTGCTGTACAACTTCATCTGGGATGATCTGTGCGACTGGTACATCGAATTCGCCAAGCTCTCACTCTATGGAGCGGACGCCGCCGCCAAGGCTAAGACGCAATCGGTTCTGGCCTATGTGCTGGACCGCACGCTGCGCCTGATTCATCCGTTCATGCCGTTCATTACGGAAGAAATCTGGCAGCATCTGCCGCATCAGGGCGACACAATCACGCTGGCCGAATGGCCGAAATATGATTCTGCGCTTGAGAATCCGCAGGCAGTGGCAGAGATGAACCTGCTGATGGATGTCATCCGGGCCGTTCGTAATATCCGTGCGGAAGTGAATGTGCCGATGAGCAAGAAGGTAGAACTGATCATCAAAGCCGGCAGTCAGGAAACGCTGGACATTATTTCCCGCAACGACAATTACATCGGGCGCTTCTGCAACACCTCTTCCTTCGAAGCGGGCCTTGCGCCGCAGACACCGGACAAAGTAATGTCTGCTGTAGTTACAGGAGCTGAGCTGCTTCTGCCGTTGTCAGGACTGATTGACATTGAACAGGAAATTGCCCGTCTGGAAAAAGAAGTCCAGACACTGAACAGCGAAGTTGAGCGCGTGGAGAAGAAGCTCGGCAATCAGGGCTTTGTCGCCAAGGCACCAGCTAAAGTCATCGAAGAGGAGCGGGCGAAGCAGGCGGACTATTCCGATAGACGCGAGAAGGTGCTGGCCCGTATCGCAGAGCTGAGAGGATAA
- a CDS encoding LysM peptidoglycan-binding domain-containing protein has product MFDQSHGLRFDIYERIHLSEELPGIAELEEVELIPDIQVIQREDRAELHGQLLLTGLYRGEDDRTQRLEHAIPVEITVPLTRVSSLEDIGVEIENFDIDLLTMRTVNITGVLSLRGIGSADNQPAWQQEEYTVAYAPEAEDNKAEAEAVNRGQDNDALYENSLWTYGEGAAEASVEEQEYADSAETAGNPLFLEGSVYTQPSAYVSAQLKDKEPKVRTHSLDASPATAPSGRADSGQNYSKAVPEPVSSHFLPSREKTGEPAAVNDSFQAGTANYVSPFDLAETASISAVPRAEETGGPAGTAALNTVDHWGTASLHADLQNEPVLTSAASDDSAVLAENAEVPEEIQAVDNENLVSEEVLPPQEEKQDLKIALGSKKDPAIAEQEPLTFSSLLSSSRARKEQEILHSEEVASKAAVIPEAGNDTEWKSRFIGGLGGTELFRKVRLCIVQREETLDTIAEKYQLSARELSMYNRLSGQSVEEGQVLYIP; this is encoded by the coding sequence GTGTTTGACCAGTCACACGGCTTGAGGTTTGATATTTATGAACGCATTCACCTTTCGGAAGAGCTTCCGGGAATAGCTGAGCTGGAGGAAGTCGAGCTGATTCCCGACATCCAGGTAATCCAGCGGGAGGACCGGGCCGAACTGCACGGGCAACTGCTGCTCACCGGACTCTACCGGGGGGAAGATGATCGCACACAGCGTCTGGAGCATGCGATTCCCGTTGAAATCACAGTCCCGCTGACCCGGGTCAGCTCACTTGAAGACATAGGGGTGGAGATCGAGAATTTCGATATTGACCTGCTTACGATGCGAACCGTCAACATTACAGGGGTGCTCTCGCTGCGCGGAATCGGAAGCGCGGATAACCAGCCGGCCTGGCAGCAGGAGGAGTACACAGTAGCTTACGCGCCTGAGGCTGAAGACAACAAGGCAGAGGCTGAGGCCGTTAACCGCGGGCAGGATAACGATGCACTGTATGAGAATTCGCTCTGGACCTATGGGGAAGGCGCTGCGGAGGCTTCTGTGGAGGAGCAGGAATATGCTGATTCTGCCGAAACCGCCGGAAATCCACTATTCCTGGAAGGCTCTGTATACACTCAGCCTTCGGCCTATGTTTCCGCTCAGCTGAAGGACAAGGAACCCAAGGTAAGGACACATAGCCTGGATGCCTCCCCCGCAACTGCTCCATCCGGAAGAGCAGATTCCGGGCAGAACTACAGTAAGGCTGTGCCGGAGCCGGTATCCAGCCACTTTCTTCCTTCCCGTGAGAAGACAGGAGAGCCAGCTGCGGTAAACGATTCATTCCAGGCAGGTACGGCGAATTATGTAAGTCCGTTTGATCTTGCGGAGACGGCTTCCATATCCGCTGTGCCGCGGGCGGAGGAGACAGGGGGCCCGGCGGGAACAGCCGCTTTGAATACCGTGGATCACTGGGGCACTGCCAGTCTTCATGCCGACCTTCAGAATGAGCCGGTACTCACATCCGCTGCCAGTGATGATTCGGCAGTGTTAGCCGAGAATGCAGAAGTACCTGAAGAGATTCAGGCTGTAGACAATGAGAACCTCGTGTCCGAGGAAGTCTTACCTCCACAGGAGGAGAAGCAGGATCTCAAGATTGCGCTTGGCAGCAAAAAAGATCCGGCAATTGCCGAGCAGGAGCCATTGACCTTCTCTTCACTGCTAAGCTCCAGCCGTGCGCGCAAGGAACAGGAAATTCTCCATTCTGAGGAAGTGGCCTCCAAAGCGGCGGTTATTCCTGAGGCGGGGAATGATACCGAGTGGAAGAGCCGGTTCATCGGCGGCCTCGGCGGAACAGAGCTGTTCCGTAAAGTACGGCTCTGCATCGTCCAGCGGGAAGAAACGCTGGATACGATTGCCGAGAAATATCAGCTCAGTGCAAGAGAGCTGTCCATGTACAACCGGCTCTCCGGACAGAGTGTAGAAGAAGGCCAGGTTTTATATATTCCCTAG
- a CDS encoding glycosyltransferase family 4 protein: MRILLVTYWGLTNMGGIWTYMRQLADKLSEQGHSVTLMGSHVENNTLYLLGQNASFDKKAFYTLLLPHLDITLFPHLHLEHGIFSFELGRYVFEGGAAVLGLENYDVIHAQDPIASYALRRIMRRPVPLVSSVHGVLSREAYYEYKGLEPELTREEYESRPIWRYFRRIEALAARSADLIMVSSNWIGQLTRELGISRERIHTLPYGVNLEQYAARAAKPSPLKIGGGTKVIMYAGRLEYIKGVHVLIEALGMLQKRRADWICVVAGIGSLREELREQASELGILEHIRFTGKLDNIPAALSEADIYVQPSLQDTQPFSVTEAQLAGIAPIVAGTSGMPEMVRHGETGWIVPPGDAAQLARLLEQLLGNEELRVRTGFQAREWAQRSRSLDVMAAGTLNVYRKAINMREGVHSPAASSAFGAEPAAAAIPGAFHPADVLNAMYPGIPLAASMRARLPQDYSIPDSLTVLADPK, translated from the coding sequence ATGAGAATATTGCTGGTTACCTACTGGGGCCTTACCAATATGGGCGGGATCTGGACGTATATGAGACAACTTGCCGATAAGCTGAGCGAGCAGGGACACTCCGTTACGCTGATGGGAAGCCATGTGGAGAACAACACCTTGTATTTACTGGGACAGAATGCTTCTTTTGATAAAAAAGCCTTCTATACCTTGCTGCTCCCGCACCTCGATATTACCTTATTCCCGCATCTGCATCTGGAGCATGGCATATTCAGCTTTGAGCTGGGACGTTATGTGTTCGAGGGTGGAGCTGCGGTTCTGGGGCTGGAGAATTACGATGTCATCCATGCCCAGGACCCTATAGCCTCGTACGCGCTGCGGCGGATCATGCGCCGGCCGGTCCCGCTGGTCTCAAGTGTCCACGGTGTGCTGTCCCGGGAAGCCTACTATGAATACAAAGGGCTTGAACCTGAGCTTACCCGTGAGGAGTACGAGAGCCGGCCGATCTGGCGATATTTCCGCCGGATCGAGGCGCTCGCTGCCCGGTCGGCCGACTTGATTATGGTCTCTTCGAATTGGATTGGACAGCTGACCCGGGAACTCGGCATAAGCAGGGAACGTATTCATACTTTGCCGTATGGAGTAAATCTGGAGCAGTATGCGGCCAGGGCGGCGAAGCCTTCACCGCTTAAGATCGGAGGCGGAACCAAGGTAATCATGTATGCAGGACGCCTGGAATATATCAAAGGAGTGCATGTGCTGATCGAGGCTCTTGGAATGCTGCAGAAGCGGCGGGCGGACTGGATCTGTGTAGTGGCCGGCATCGGCAGCCTGCGCGAGGAACTAAGGGAACAGGCGAGCGAGCTTGGGATTCTGGAGCATATCCGCTTTACAGGAAAGCTGGACAATATCCCGGCAGCACTAAGTGAGGCTGATATTTATGTGCAGCCTTCCCTGCAGGATACACAGCCGTTCTCGGTTACAGAGGCTCAGCTTGCCGGTATAGCCCCGATAGTCGCCGGCACTTCAGGTATGCCGGAGATGGTCCGTCACGGCGAGACCGGCTGGATCGTTCCTCCCGGCGATGCCGCCCAGCTGGCCCGGCTGCTGGAGCAGCTGCTGGGTAATGAGGAGCTGAGAGTACGCACCGGCTTCCAGGCAAGGGAGTGGGCGCAGCGCAGCCGTTCGCTGGATGTCATGGCGGCCGGAACGCTGAATGTGTACCGTAAAGCCATAAATATGCGGGAGGGTGTACACAGTCCTGCAGCCAGTTCAGCCTTTGGGGCAGAGCCGGCAGCTGCCGCCATTCCCGGAGCCTTCCATCCAGCCGATGTGCTGAATGCGATGTATCCCGGCATTCCGCTTGCGGCGAGCATGCGGGCAAGGCTCCCGCAGGATTATTCCATTCCGGATTCCCTTACGGTGCTTGCCGATCCGAAATAA
- a CDS encoding GGDEF domain-containing protein — translation MSKARVFDLSLFAASVAIAFIPKHAIALDDTYIKALVLYTIFSSFYFQLRIVTRSGNSTIDYAISYTSSFGIFAGPLGTFLFETVYRFIVFFYKKKTKTADPGEFLDTFYNIGSFTLGGSAAYYLYTVLHPFAERFPLGYWLLFLLVVCVTTLLSSTFLIITFAISGDIKTRKEARHLLFRSRNLLDFSKVALTNALLLRLLQMEKWEMLIALFLLNYIVSLSFYSKSQSAQHKYERDKFEQMAYRDFLTGTYNRAHMDKMMKELNQSGEYIGIVVADIDRFKKINDSYNHAVGDRVIIHFADTLKKFLHEEDILFRSGGEEFTLFLRNRSFEQCQAQIQDILDSLHGHSVTAEFEDQVISVPYSASFGLYYYKADPGQKTSMEKGYVYADQLLLESKKLGRNRLSYRNDLRP, via the coding sequence ATGTCTAAAGCACGGGTATTTGACCTTTCCCTGTTTGCCGCTTCCGTTGCTATAGCCTTCATTCCCAAACATGCTATAGCTCTGGACGATACATATATCAAAGCGCTGGTGCTCTATACGATCTTCTCCAGCTTCTACTTTCAATTGCGCATCGTGACCCGGAGCGGGAATTCTACGATAGATTATGCGATCAGCTATACCTCTTCGTTCGGAATTTTCGCCGGACCGCTAGGCACCTTTCTGTTCGAAACCGTATACCGCTTCATTGTGTTTTTCTATAAAAAGAAGACAAAAACCGCCGATCCCGGCGAATTTCTCGATACCTTCTACAACATCGGGTCCTTCACACTGGGCGGCTCGGCTGCGTATTATCTGTATACAGTGCTTCACCCTTTTGCGGAGAGATTTCCGCTTGGATACTGGCTCCTGTTTCTCCTGGTGGTCTGCGTAACCACATTGCTGTCCTCCACTTTCCTGATCATAACCTTCGCGATTTCTGGAGACATCAAGACACGCAAGGAAGCCCGTCATCTGCTGTTCCGGAGCCGTAACCTGCTTGACTTCAGCAAGGTAGCCTTGACCAATGCGCTGCTCCTGCGCCTGCTGCAAATGGAGAAATGGGAAATGCTGATCGCCCTCTTCCTGCTCAATTACATCGTCAGCCTCTCCTTCTATTCCAAATCACAAAGCGCCCAGCACAAATATGAACGCGATAAGTTCGAGCAGATGGCTTACCGGGACTTCCTGACAGGAACCTATAACCGGGCCCACATGGACAAGATGATGAAGGAGCTGAACCAGAGCGGGGAATATATCGGCATTGTAGTGGCGGATATCGACCGTTTCAAAAAAATCAATGACTCTTACAACCACGCCGTCGGTGACCGCGTCATTATTCATTTTGCCGATACGCTGAAGAAATTCCTGCACGAAGAAGACATCCTGTTCCGCAGCGGCGGGGAAGAGTTCACCCTGTTTCTCAGGAACAGAAGCTTTGAACAGTGCCAGGCGCAGATTCAGGACATCCTGGACAGCCTTCACGGACATAGCGTAACCGCAGAATTCGAGGACCAGGTGATCAGCGTGCCGTATTCAGCCTCTTTCGGACTGTACTATTACAAGGCAGATCCGGGCCAGAAGACTTCTATGGAAAAAGGCTATGTCTACGCCGACCAGCTTCTGCTGGAATCCAAAAAACTCGGCCGGAACCGGCTCTCGTACCGCAATGATCTCCGTCCGTAG
- the ypfJ gene encoding KPN_02809 family neutral zinc metallopeptidase, with amino-acid sequence MKWQGRRGSSNVEDRRGSRGGGGKLIGGGISGIIIVVIVTLLSGGNIGDIMGNLTSTGSSTSSNAPYEQTAQEKELSEFVSVVLADTEDVWSEVFQEQGKTYQDPTLVLYSGSVDSACGTASSAVGPFYCPGDAKLYIDLSFYDELQQQFNAPGDFAMAYVIAHEVGHHVQTLLGASEQLNSLRQSLSETEFNKYQVRFELQADYYAGVWAKHAQGMNLLEEGDLEEALTAASAVGDDTIQKRAQGYVVPDSFTHGTSEQRKRWFYKGFNSGTIEGGDTFNAAEL; translated from the coding sequence ATGAAATGGCAGGGCAGAAGAGGCAGTTCGAATGTAGAAGACCGCAGAGGAAGCAGAGGCGGAGGCGGCAAGCTTATTGGCGGCGGAATTAGCGGAATTATTATTGTGGTGATCGTTACGCTGCTGAGCGGCGGGAATATCGGTGACATTATGGGCAATCTGACTTCCACAGGCTCCAGCACCAGCTCTAACGCTCCATATGAGCAGACTGCACAGGAGAAGGAATTGTCGGAATTTGTGTCTGTCGTACTCGCAGATACCGAGGATGTCTGGTCCGAGGTATTCCAGGAGCAGGGAAAAACGTACCAGGATCCTACGCTGGTGCTCTATAGCGGCAGCGTGGACTCTGCCTGCGGAACCGCCAGTTCGGCAGTCGGGCCGTTCTATTGTCCCGGGGATGCCAAGCTGTATATCGATCTCAGCTTCTACGATGAGCTGCAGCAGCAATTCAATGCGCCGGGCGATTTCGCCATGGCTTATGTAATTGCCCACGAGGTAGGGCATCATGTGCAGACGCTGCTGGGCGCATCCGAGCAGCTGAACTCGCTGCGCCAGAGCCTCAGCGAGACTGAGTTCAACAAATATCAGGTCCGCTTTGAGCTGCAGGCCGATTATTATGCAGGGGTATGGGCGAAGCATGCCCAGGGTATGAATCTGCTGGAGGAAGGGGATCTGGAGGAGGCCTTAACCGCGGCGAGCGCGGTGGGTGACGACACGATCCAGAAGCGGGCACAGGGCTATGTGGTGCCCGACAGCTTCACGCACGGCACCTCCGAGCAGCGCAAACGCTGGTTCTACAAAGGGTTCAACTCCGGCACCATTGAAGGCGGAGATACCTTTAATGCTGCTGAGCTTTAG